A region of the Festucalex cinctus isolate MCC-2025b chromosome 8, RoL_Fcin_1.0, whole genome shotgun sequence genome:
GCCCACTCCCTTTCACTTACCCATACTGCCTCTGGATGAACGCTGGGTGAATGGGCTGCACTCCGATGGATATGCCTGCAAGATACGAGGTCGACTGTCAGACACACACATTTGCATTTACAGAGGAGGACCGGAGAACAATACACAGAGACCAGAGTGAGACAGAGGAAGGGCCTGTTCCAATCTGTGGGCAAACAAGGGGCGATACAGTAAACCCCCGCCATATTGTGGTTCAGCTTTCGCATCCCTACAATATTACGGATTTTAAAGTGATCATttttaggttgttgttttttttaacaatatagaTTACGTTTTTGAATTCAGAGTTGCATGCTTTCAGTGTAGTGTAGCGCTGAGCTCTTCTTCATGTATAAATGCAGCAGAATTAAGACAAGAGAGGATGCAGAGATGGTCCTCTTCTATGCAGAGAGAATATAAAAAGTTTTTAACATAATATGGAACACAGTAATGACGATCGCCATCAAATGGAGAAAATTATGATACAACTGTGACATTGCCAACAACTAGACGTCCATCCAAAATTaatgaaaagaacaaaacagGTAAGGGAGACAGCCAAGAGGCAGAAAGGACACAAGGAATTTCTGCCAAATACTAGTTGTTCAGTAAATGTGTTACGGTCTGATGAGACTAAGGTTAAACTTCTACTTtggtagaaaagaaaaaaaaacaccatgaaaagcctactagaacatctcaACTTGATTTGGGGTTAATgagagcagtgtttctcaaccctggtcctcggggcacactaaCCAGTCCCTATTCCAcacacaggtgaggatcgttatcaggcttctctagTGATTGCTGATGATCTGTCATTGTAATCACCTGCGCGTGgaatagggagacatggaaaacaggctggattgtGTTCCCCGaagaccagggttgagaaacaatGAATCAGAGGCACATTAAAATTGTGACAGTTGTATGCCAACTCCCACTTAACCTGAATTTAAATGTGGTTGGATAATTTTGACTCAGATAtaaagagggtgtgcacacttgcgcaattacatcttttcagttgATTATTTTGTATAGGTCAGTTATagatcacattaatggtggaataAGTTTGGAGTGATTTATCATGATCTTTTTTGTtgtatcaaaaaaacaaaaacaaaaaaacaaaaaaactgccatTTGAACAGATCCACTGTATGCCTGTAAATAATGTTGTACCACGtggtttggttgaacatttttgtgtttccaTAAACACTGTGGAATTGTCTTTGTTGTATGTGATGCTGCTCGTACTACCTGTGCATTTAAGTAGCAGTTGTTTTAAGTTTGATAACTGCCATCAGGTCTATGCTAATTTCAGTTAGGCTCCATAAGTGTTCCCCATTATATGtttgcattaagctagcagacttgcgTGAAAATACGGTTTGGTCGAACCTTTTGGTGTTTTAACATACAATctctaatttttttgtttttgtttgatgtgTCAGTTTCacaataaacttcaactggcAGTGACAAATACTTGAACCGTCACCTCTTACTTGGAAAACTATGCAAAAGTGAGAGTGAGAATTAAGGAATACTTTACAAAGTACTCAAATGCGTGTTTTAACAAGTTTAGAAGTGATTGAGTGTCTTTGAGTGTCCAGAAAAGTGCTATAgaaatctgatgcattattattattattattattattattattattattattattaataaagtatGTGTAAGAGGTGAAAGTTAAGAGTTAAACATTTTTCTTATGCGGCCTCTCTATATTGAAGTTTTTCAACTATTGCAGCAGCATCTGAACAATCTTCTGCGAGGGTTGACTGTAGTAGAAACGTGGCTGATATGTCATTAGATTTGAAAGAcacaatgatttaaaaacatttcccTTAGGGCATGCCATAGTTATGCAACCTGTTTGTAAGacgtttttccccatgtatGTAAACCTCTATTATTAAGAACAGGCTGTACAGGTAGTTTGATCCTTCAAGTCAGTCATAACTCGAGCTGGATCAGGGTAGGAACACTGATTTTgtgaatacatacataaaaaaaaagtatacagtatatacaatgtCCCACCTGTTTGTATGCTGCGGGGCTTGGCACCAAGGTAGGCCAGGTTGACATTAGCCTTTCTCCCATCAATAATGGGGTTGGGATCCTTGCAGGCTCTTTCAGCTGACCCTCGGTCTGTCATTGTTACCTGGTGAGCAATATTGTAATAGGAAGGAATAAATGATTAATTGTTAAAACTTGAATTTGGCCGAAGTTATGTCTTGAAGCGACtgatgcaaaaaacaaacaaaaaaaagtgcacacttTGGCTGCGACCAGCAGTGGCACTGTTGATTCAGCTTCAACTAGTTTGCAATAAGAACAATCACGACATCAGCTATGACCATATCCCTGCTCGacctctagcataaaataaatgaataaataaatacataaataaataaataaacccaaCACGTGACCTGACCTACAAAAGTTTGTAATTGCCTAtagacaagatggcagcaaagcaataATGTCTAAATGAAATTCCTCAATTCACTTAAACATAGTTCATTTAAGTTGAAACAACTTCACAATATAAGTTATTGAAATTAGTGTCAATAATATTAGTTAGCACAACAAAGCTAGAACATTGCTGAGTTGTTCTTCCTTTAAGTTGGTGAGAAAATACAAGCGACTACAGTTTTGTAAACTCTTATTTCTTTGTTGTTAAATGGGGGTAAAGTAAATTTTCACAAtagcaaaatttaaaatatctCATTGAACTTCCCAACTTAAAATTGTATTAGTTTGTTGCCGTGAAATTTTGAGTTCATCTTCAcccaactttatttttttcttttataacaGTTCATAAACTGGGGACCTCTCATAAAGGCACTGAAGCTTGCATGTCATGCTCTCCAAAagcattactaaaaaaaaaaaaaaaaaaaaatcataatggcATTCCtataattaaaatataacaaactccatggctttttctttcaaacCTGCCAGAGCAGCATTGGCACACCTGCTGAAATATGGATTTATGCGGAGTAACATTTAAGGAAGTTATCCAATTAGGGACATAATATTAAGGAGCTCGTCTTAAGTCCACCCCCTCCTCTCTCCCTCCAGGCATTAGACAAGCCCTTCTGTTTTGATTGCCAAGCTCTGCCAGCTCAGTAGCTTCAGTCGGCTCACTGAGTCGAATGAATGTGGGCCATGGCTATCATTGTTTTAGAGGGCATTTTCCAAACCAGCAAGGCGACAAAAAGCGCATTCCGGCGTCTGTGTTGTGAACACAGGAAGGAACGAGGCTTTGTTTACACTGTGTGGAGGCTTGCTGTGGGGGTCACACTAATCTACCTCTGAAGTGTGTTTGGATAAAAGGTGAGCTCAGCTTTGGGGCATCCCACCCGCCCCCTTTCTGCTGGTTTACACCCACCGCACCCAACCAAAATTAGTAGGTTGTCTTCTGTTGGTCAACTAACCACGTGCTTGGCTGACAGCACGCACATCCCAACAAGCCTGTTTGACAGGTAACACCAGTTTCCGCGCTCAACCGTTAGCAACAAGACTCGCAGGACAGTTTTCTCTGGTTTAGGAGCTGATGTGTAAACATGGAGCAATTGTCTTCCATACGGcctgtaaacacacacacaacactttTCCATTCCTTCTTTGGCCTGACAGAACTAGTGTTGATGGGTCTCTCCAGAGTTCTGGTAAATATTTGCATTGCTCACATGGCTTCTGTGCTTTGTGTCAAAGGGAGAATGGCCGGTTTTATCTGGCAGGAACGGACGGGATAAGTCACCTATTAGCCAGGCCTGAGAGAATGTAAAAGGACACTTTTTGTTCACTGAATTGTTAAACAATTCCATCATTATTTATGCATCTGACATTTTGTGATCTGAAGGGGGGTTAACTTAGGCCGGTTCTCCTTACTAAAGCTTCCAAAAGATAAGATCGTCAGAGTATTCGCACATTCACAGGATGAAAACAATTTCTTCCAAAGCAGCCAAGTTGCAGTGTAAATCATCTAAACGGTGAGCAATGCAAGCGCTTCCGTCTATGACAATGGAGGGCACACTGTACAAGGTCAAACTCTCCCACTGCTGCTGCTCCAAAATAACCATATAAAGAAACCATGAGCAGACAGACTCTCCCACACTTAAGCCATAAGCCAGGGTTGTTCAGGGGTGAATGGGGCTGTCTTTGGGGTTAGGGGGCAGACATATGTGGAAATATAATCTTCTTAGTTAACTTGTGTGAGCACTCATCCCCATTAAGATCGAAAGACTATTCAGTTACATGAACAAGGCATAATGTCGACATGGCTCTATTCGGACATCATACGAGGACATCAACATCAACacgtggaaagaaaaaaaaaatcaacacgtgGAAAGGCAGACAGACAAGACAAGCAATCATGCTATAGTGTTTGAAAGGCAAATTCAATGTATTCGTTCGGCAAATGAGGGCAGTGTTACTGTTTATTTCATCACGCTGAGAAGTGATTGACTTATCTTGTTCTACTTACAAAGCCATATCCTCGGGACTTGCCGGTCTGCCTGTCGGTTATCACCACAGCCTCGTCAATGTCCCCAAAGGCTTCGAAGTATTTTCGCAGTGAAGCGTCGTTGGTGTGGTACGGCAGCCCGCCGACGAAGATTTTAGTAAAAGTGGTGTCCTTCTGGAGCGCTGTGGGATGCATGGCTTCCAGGGCTCCGTTCATAAACTGGTGGAGAAGCATCGGTGAGCCGGCCAGACCCCCAGAGGCACACATTGGCTAAACTGACTTAACTGCGCTTTAATGGCGGCCCGGCATttgtgacaaaaacaaataaagtaaGAGTACACAG
Encoded here:
- the LOC144023887 gene encoding RNA-binding protein 38-like, which codes for MCASGGLAGSPMLLHQFMNGALEAMHPTALQKDTTFTKIFVGGLPYHTNDASLRKYFEAFGDIDEAVVITDRQTGKSRGYGFVTMTDRGSAERACKDPNPIIDGRKANVNLAYLGAKPRSIQTGISIGVQPIHPAFIQRQYGLAPSYVYPQAYVQPSLVLPTQLSSSVSSSPYLDYSAAYTQYAQANFEQQYPYAASPAGFLGYSYAASPAASVGPAPAATAPSTVHPALPSSAGPAAAATAAFLHYAPQQQIQPDRMQ